The Arachis ipaensis cultivar K30076 chromosome B10, Araip1.1, whole genome shotgun sequence DNA window GAGATTTCAGTTACAGACTTACAGTAGAAAGGACATGCGTTACTTCCTGAGTAAGAGAATTTAAGCTTCTTATCATGAATGAGGTTAGAGATATCTTCACATATATAATCGTTTTTAACATATAATTAATTATAGAAATGATTAATATAACATACATaagataatatttaatttaatcccTAAATTTGTAtgtaaatattaatttaattttttaaatNNNNNNNNNNNNNNNNNNNNNNNNNNNNNNNNNNNNNNNNNNNNTACACTCATCAATATAAATACCAATGATATATCAAATAAATTAAGAAGTTATTTGTTATATCTTCTATGTACGAAGAATtcacatttcaaaataaaaaaaaataagaatcttTCACTTTAATTTTGAGCATGCTACAAAGATGAGCAACCAAAACCATTAATCTCATTGTCACTAGCAATCATACACCTTCCACGTGTTTATTATGGAATcttttatttacaaataaaataaatattttatttactaatatataattaaattaaatcataACATATCTCAAATATACTaagttaaaaaattttttaattttatctcggATGCACAATATCTTAAATATATATATCTAAGCAGATCTCATTTGTAACATATTTCAGATATATAATATTCAAACTTtatgtttaattaattttttatttgtgtaTCTAAAATACGTAAGATAAGTGTAAAAtcgtaaatttttttttaaaaaaataaaatctcaacATAACAAGTGgacgctttttatttttaatatggaggaAAGTGTGGGGTGTAACAGCATTATGGAAAATAGGAGTGCTTTTTCTGCATGTGGTGTCAGGAGGCTGAAATTGGACCAAGCGATTTAGAGCAAGGAACTCGAACGGTCCGATTAGAGGAGatctacaaaaaaaaataatttttttataaaactcgGACAGTccgttttgatttaaaaaaaaaaaaactaaaaacggagggtccgttttgttttaaaagaaaaaaaaaacattgttAACGAAGGGTccgttttcaaatttaaaaaaaaaaaaacaaaaataaaatatgagGCAAAGGAACATTCGAAGTCTCCTCTTACATAATAGAGAGAGCATAGGCGCACAAGGAACGAATCTCTTCAGAGCCAAATCCACATTTTAATTCTTTTCTATGGTGGAAGAAGAAACTCAAGAAAGAGTGGCCTAACcctttgtcttcttcttcttctttctttgctTCCTACTCTCTCACGCATGCACAACCCACTCTGCTACCCtctctcttctctgcttcttcattcCGTTACTGCAACCCTGAGGGCTATTCACTTGCGCTAGACTCTTGAATCCCCAAATCAGTTTTATTCATATAATAATCTAGGATTTTTGTTGGAAGATATTTGCTTTCTGCATGGATATTGGAGGTGGGTAACTGGGTAAGTGTCATTAGTAACATGGCGTTATTCTTTGGTGGATGTGGATCATTCGTTAGCTTGAGCTTTTGAGACGTGACAATGATTTCTATCCCTCGGTTTGTCTCAGCCATTGGTATGGATTTCAATTTTATATGTGTTCAATGTAAAATTCTGGATTCTGAATCTCATCGACAAGGGATTCATTTGGGATGATAATTGGGAACTCTACTGTAGATCAAAAGTTGTTTGAggaattcaattttcatcatttgGCTTTGGAGATCAAAAGTGTTTCTATTTTAATGTTGATTGTTCCTTATGCAAAATTGTTGACTTTGTATTGAAGGGAACATAAGATTGGGGATCTAGTTATATAGACAGGTATTGgtgatttgttgttgttaatttggAGGCATTTGTAGTGAGTTTTGTTTGTATAAAGTGTTGCTGCAATGTCTGGGGGAACGCCTGTTGGGGTTGGAGGTGGATTTATGAGGCAGAGACATAGTCAAGGGTATGCTAGCAGTGGTGATGACCTAGAGGATGATGCATGTTCGAGGCAGCGGTATTTTCTGCCTCCGCCACCGGCGCGCAAGACATGGATTGAGGTGCTGGAGAATTTTCTTTGGCTTGCCTCAGCTGCTGTAACAACACAATTATGCATAACAATTAGAATTCTATCTGTTAATGCATTATCACTTTTGTTATCTTACCAAAGATAATGGTATTGGTAGGTTGGTAACAATTATAAATCTTGACTAGATTAATCCTCACTGTCATTTTAGAGGTATGAATGTTGTGGAGCATGTTGAATTTGTAAACCATGTTTTTTGAAATGGGGCAGATCCTCTTATGTGAAAGTTGTGCATGACCTGGTTACATGCATATACTCATCATTGAGCAGCTATTCGGGTCTTGTTACAATTGTGAGAAATAGAAAAACAACTTGATCATTGGTGAGAATGTGTACATGACTTGGTCTTGCAATTTGCATAAGAGAATATGTTCTCCTAGTTGGAAATTGTGTAGATCTGCTCAGCTTAATATTTTGTCTTAATGGGCATTAGTTGAAAGGTGTTGGGGATTATCAAGTTCATTCACCACATTGTGAGATATGGAACATTGTGTATAAATTGAAGTTATTTAAGTTAATTGAAATCTCTATATTAGGCCAAAATGTTTTGTTGGAATTGCAAAAATTGTCAAGCTGTCCATTTTAACAGATCCAAAAATGATTGAGAAATTAAGTTATATTGAAGCATATGCTGCTTATTAAGGATgcatatttgaaaaagaaaactagtTTAACCTTTTCTTCTGTTTGATGAAAGTGGAGATGGGTGTTTATGTCTGGTCATTTATATCCAACTGTTTTTCTTTTAATAGATTATATCTACATGTATGTAAACTATATATTGAATGAAACACTATCGTAACAGAttttttaatctttgctttctatttaattgttttttccttttttctatgAAAACCCGGTTAGATGATGTATATGATGAGTATGGAGACTGTGTTTTTATACGTGTTTGAAGATGGCTGAATTTGAGTTAATGGGGGAATCTGGAAACTGTATAGTTGCTGTGGTTCTGAGAGACTTTAATATTTGACTTAATTTCAGAACCACAATTTTCATTATCTTCTCCTTAGTTCTATTGCAGACTGCCTTTATATCTTGGGATGATAGGTGTCAGTTTGAACGCATTGATTTTCGTTTATACAAGTGTCTTGGCGTGGAGTGTCCAGAGATTTGATGAAAAGTGGGGGTTAAAAAAATGGCAGATACAGAGCATCAGCGTCTTGCCGTTTGCCACAGCATTTGGAGTAGTCTCTTTTTGCTTGTAAGGATCCACATGTCTTCTATTTATCTTCCATTGCAAGTTATTTTTCAGTATACCCCTGTTTTGCCGACTCTGTGTACTTCGACTTCTCTAGGTTCACCTTTGCTTTGTGGCCAATATGGAATTTCTTGACGCTTCCTCTTCTGGTATATTAACAATTTGGTTTCGCATTTGTCCGTATTTCATTTGCTGCCAAAAGGTAAAATTGTGGTAATACCATATTGCTTTTTGTATTCTGCAGTTCACACTATTCATGGCTTGCATGGTAGTATTCCCTTACCTCATTTTCGGGACATTCCGGCCTCAATACGATGAATTCCGTACAGATTAAGCCTCACGACGATTCAAGTGAGGAATAGTACTGACATAGATGAAAGAGTTTCTAACACACATTGACAATGATTGATTGGTAGCTGTTGCAAAATGTGGTTTGAAGTTTTGTGGCATGGATAGAGTAGCATGATGTTATTGCATGCTATCCTTTCCAAAATTGTTGCTAACTGTAAGAGCTAAGATTCGTTTCGACTTCTAGGTTGATTGTTAAGGCGGCTGATATTAACTGCTACAGGTAGAGAGATATAGGTTTCATGTTTCAACAGATCAGACAAGTGTTTGATGCTATCAATTGAATTGCCTTCGGTTGCTGGTATCCTAACACCAGttttgctttattgcttttgtttGCCTATTTTTCAGTGTGTTTGAAATTCATCCCCAAAATTGCTTTTACTCAAATCGTGAATTTTTCAAGTGAGATGCNNNNNNNNNNNNNNNNNNNNNNNNNNNNNNNNNNNNNNNNNNNNNNNNNNNNNNNNNNNNNNNNNNNNNNNNNNNNNNNNNNNNNNNNNNNNNNNNNNNNNNNNNNNNNNNNNNNNNNNNNNNNNNNNNNNNNNNNNNNNNTTTATAACACCCTTTCATTAAGACTCTTCTGACTTGGTAGTTTTTGCACTCTTTCAACTTTTGTTTGTGTGTTTTGTCGAATGC harbors:
- the LOC107620071 gene encoding uncharacterized protein LOC107620071 is translated as MSGGTPVGVGGGFMRQRHSQGYASSGDDLEDDACSRQRYFLPPPPARKTWIEVLENFLWLASAALKGVGDYQVHSPHCEIWNIVLPLYLGMIGVSLNALIFVYTSVLAWSVQRFDEKWGLKKWQIQSISVLPFATAFGVVSFCLFTFALWPIWNFLTLPLLFTLFMACMVVFPYLIFGTFRPQYDEFRTD